Genomic DNA from Antennarius striatus isolate MH-2024 chromosome 16, ASM4005453v1, whole genome shotgun sequence:
ctgataaaaaaacaaacattgaccTGTCTGATTCCTAAAGCCATACGGCATTtattaattcacaaaaaaagcTCTGATAAGTATTTTGCTTGTCTTACCATGACCCATCTGATTCATCACCTTTGACATCTTTAAAACCTGAAGTAACTTCAACACGTCAGTGAAGAATTTCAAGCTGAAAATACATCTGATAATCGATGCCTACATTCACACCTTTATACACTCCCTCCACCTACAATAAGAAACATGAcaccttaataataataatgatatttaaGAATTAAGAATTACTGACTCATCAAGCAGAAGTTAGGCAGAAGGACAAGTGTGCTAAAATGTTTGATAAtgtatttgattttcattttgattactGTGAacagacaaaagagaaaaaaagaatgcaggCCTCTTTTACTTAATTTATGTTCAGAGATCTTAATCTTTTTATGCATAGAGTTCACTACAGTTTAATGCTATTGACATGCTGAGTTGTGAACTGCCAGGcgggaggcctagaggaagaccaaagaggaggtttatggatgtagtgaaagaggacatcaaggtagttggtgtgagagaagaggatgcagaagacagggttagatggaggcaattgattcactgtggcgacacctgaagggaaaagtcgaaaggaaaagaggaagcaacaacaacaaccacgcCAAACATGAAGTTTCGTTACTTAAGTGTATTGGCAATATCACTGTCTaatagaggtggagaaaatctcacacacaccagatgtcATCAAATTCTTCTTCCATTGTTTACCACTCCGTAATGTGttacgctcttccttctggtgcCTTGCTCTCGCGTCGCGAATATGACGTCAAGGTCCGCTGTATCCcatcggagtgtttggagctgttcagactgcagacgcATCTGTCCATAGCCGACACGAAACTACCTccagaatgtggtttcaatccgtcccgcaaaaatcagatttcatgtggtatgggactgttcagactacaaacgatATACgcgacatcaatctggatgggctaaaaatcagatataggtgACTAGTCAGAACAAGGTCTAAGTGTCGTGCTATCTATGTTTTTGTAAGAAGATGTTATTTGTGGccatttcttttgtttaaatggaaattcccaCCACAACATAATACTGGGTCTACTGTAAGCAGTTAGTCATATTCAAGTTCCTTCATATGTTCCTTCATatgattaaaaagaaatgttgtAGTGACGTCATTCTTAGTTTTGAATATGTAAGGATCTTTTTCTTCTTAGCAGCACTGTGGTTATATTAACTGCTATATTCGTGACACGATTATAGATATAATTGTgtgataataattttttttatttattttagtctaAGTTGACATCAAATTTAATGTAACTCTGCTTGTCTTACCTGTGTTGTGTGTAAACTTCTTCGGAAGAACTAACCAATGTAGGAATATTTATATAACACGTTAGGAAAAGTGAAAataagggggaaaaaacaaaaaacaaaacatggatcAGACCATGTCCGTGATCAGTACTCTACAATAACATGTAACCATACATCAGTCAGATcaacaaaaaagattaaatcatTTCGCATTTAGTGAAGTGAAGAacattgtaaaaacagaaaatgcttATGTCCATCTAGACAAGacgtttgtttttccttgcagTTGTCAAAACTGCCACCTTGGCTTTGTCTGTTACAGTTCATCTTCACAATGATATTTGAAAGGAATCATCTCGAGCTTCTAAACTGATTCAAACTTATCTCTGATTATCAATTTACCACACATTACGTATgtgtgatgatctgcatctgccatgttctgttttgccTTTTCCATACGTTCCTGACTTCCATGTATGTTCTGTTTTCACTACCACGTTCGTTATTctttgcacctggtttgttctCCCCTGATTGTTCCGTTTGCTCTTTAGCCAATCCGTGTTCAGTTCTTTCCCATTCTTCActtagttaattaattaatcttcaGCTCCACATAAACCTAGTTTTGCACCCTGGTCTATTTAAGCTCCTTCATTTCAGTTAAGCACTGTCGCAGTGTAGATTTGTGTTTGACTAATCATTATTTCTTGACCATTTCACTTACGACCATCGAGTTTTGCCTTGCCTTATTTGTGATTTTCCAGATTGTGACCTCTGCCTGTTTTGACCACGAATTTGTCTTTTATGCCCCCGTGAATGACCTGGACCTGTTTGTTGCATTACGTTTTTTGCCTGCAGTCTTTGTACCGTCTTTGTCCTGAACTTCTggttttgacccctgcctgttcCTGACTTTGGACTaattaaaagtttattattaattGACACTTTGACTCTCGCGCCTGGTTCCTTTGGAATCCATGACAgtattatttaatttcatactCCTTAATCCCCTCCAttattacaataaatacaaatatcgAAATCATACAAGGTGTCACTGGCAAACCAAGCAGGAtttaaaatatatcaataataatatagtaCAGTGGTATCAAACAGCCAAATCAGAAAATCCCCCTTAAAGGATTTCTACCAGATCATTACAGTATGATGTTGTAGGTGTGAGAGAGGTTTAAGGTGTGCCAAGTCTCAGCTGTCACCACAGGGTAAATGCGTGTTCTTTCAAATCCACTGAAGTTAGTGCGCAGACAAAGAGTGTAAGCACCCATGTTGTCGAGAAGAAGCCAGTCTCCGATGTGCAACTCAGGAAGCCAGTAACTCTCAGTTATTTTGTCATATATGTTACAGGTTGGACCCCAGAGAACAGACAGGTATTTCTGCTCACTCGTCTCCATTGTCTGTAAATGAAAGTGAGGACATTAAAGCCACAAATCAAATTGGTTCTCCTCGTTATCTCAGTCTGCCCATCCCATATTATTCACATGCAGAGGTCAAGCTGGGTCATTGTGCTTAATTAAGAGAGAAGAATTTCAAGAACTTATGTCCATATTGAAGAAAACACATCATTATTGTGCTGTGGTGACGGGGATTATATTTACCTTGTGAGGGAAGGGTTCAATCTTCTCATGAGCATGAGCAATATTTACAAACGACAAGGAACCAGATACTCCATCATTTACGAAGTACATCATCATTTTGTTTGGGGATGTTTCCTTAATTTCTGGTAAAATACATCAagataatataatgtaaaataacaacTACTTCAAACACATTTGGTCCTTTGCAGACTAAATTCAAAATGAGTTTGAATTGATagagaaaaaatgtatttatcagTTAGGATGAGATGACTTAATGTCATTCTATTTAGAGAATTATGTTTACCGCTAGGTTTATCCACATCTTCAGTGATGACAGTTTTGGAAATGACATTCATCACCAGTGTGAAGGCTGATTCCACAAAGTATCGGCCTGGTTCAGCGATAATCTTTACTCCACTGTCAGCTGGGAAATGTTCATCGAGTGCTGCATTAATGACTTCTGAAAACTAAGAGTAAAcatatacaaaaaaattaaagcattaCATGCATCTTTCCATGTGTTTCTATAAAGTACAATCTATGTAATTATACATGATGGATGAAAACCATTTCacaacatttaatatttcaatcTTAATATTTTCTTAATGGTCCcctattatgtttttttttctaattcatgtcattcatctGCCAGATGTCGggctacactgtatttgaaatgtcttgccccaaactgatctgtggtcctcaatatctttgattgaatattaataaaatgacttcCACCCAGAAACCCTCCATGTTAATGGGTGTGCTTCTGACCTCTCTCTCTATCAAAACTTCCCTCCCCCCTCAGTTTCACGTGCATTTTGTTTACAAGCACCACCCGATTCACACGTGCTACCGTCCACTTCTTAGTCTggaactttcagtaactttgttacTACGTATTTTGCTCTTATTCTACTCGTGTTCTTCGCTGTTCCATGATATAACTGCTGATATTAAGCAGAAGCGtagagctgctttctcagtcagctgaacGTAACTCGTgactcattgtgtaaacacatgAGACTGACCCTAGACAAAGACCCAATGTTaccaaatgggacaaaaatcagtggagacaaCAACAGATGATTACAGATAGGTGGTAATTTAAACTGTGTTTCCTCTTCTAATTGCATAGACAACGAGATATTGCTAACAACATGGGGGAGCTAAGGTAACGCTAATGAAACAAGGGATGTTACTGGAGAGGTGGCAGAGGGATATGCCTTACGcggacatacacacacacatacacacacacacacacacacacacacacacacacacacacatacacacacacacatatgactgAAGCTGAggtaactagttagccaaatgcttgctgacttcaacagcttgtgaggaactttcagtgtgtagttCTGAGCAAGGTCATTGTCACACATTGCTACCGCAGCCTGAAAACAAACTCCATctcggggatgaccacgcccttatcTGGGTGGACAAttaaatatgactcaggataggtcagTTAATCTGTCAATCACACctggtgtgatgtcacacacatcGCTTTATGAATCGGAGCGTATTCGAtgtggatttttcattttttaatatatcttttgatgcaggaagcgtttgttttccagattctagggtTTGATAGGGTTAGGGAGAACCAATGTgcatatgtagagacctgaaaaaatgtgtttttcataataggaccatAATAAATAATTCACCACTAGTAAAAGGAAGAGGGTGTCGCTAAATTTCCAGTGTACACATATTTATGTCTATTTTGTTCTGTATATATTCTTAGTGTGGCATGGCGGTTGCCAACGGGTGGCGCTGTTGACACACAACAAGGCAGTTCTTGGGTCGCGTccagctctgtgcagagttctcTCCATATGGGTTCCCAccaggttctcctgcttcctctcaCCTTCAAAAAAGTGCACTTCAGGTGAAGTGGTCggtctcaaattgcccgtaggggTGAGTTTGTGGGTGCGTTTTGTCTGTCTATATGTGGATCCGTGGAGCAttggcgttgtgcccagagtgtaccctgcctcacgatCCCTGTCCGCTGGGATCGGCTCCAGTAACCCCACAACAGCGGAAGAAGTggtattgaaaataaatgaatgaatttattcttAGTTTTACCTTGTTAAATTTCACTTGCTGGTCGTCTCTGCCAGAAAATCCTCCACCAATATCTAAGAGATTCATTTGGAAGCCCAGTAAATTCTgtacacaaacaaaaagcaaactaAAGGTAAAAATTCAGCTGTTTGAAAAAGGTTGATTAGACATTGCCATGAAAGATCAAAAAATAGCTAAATGAAGCATTTTACCATTGGAATCATGAAGTAATCGTAACAAAATGGATTTCAAGTGAGGATGAACAAATGTACACACGTTGCTTGGGTGTGGTCACGAATTAAATAGTGAGTAAATAGTACTTTTTCATGATAACTCCTGTCCTGATGTCGTGCTTCAGTATGAACAAACACTAAAAGTGTTCAAACATGACAGTAGTACTACTGAGACAAGGTTTTTGTCAGTTGGAACCTTAAagatcaagagaaaaaaaaagcacatgtagaaaaaagaaaaaaagcgaCGTATCATCAAActcttacatttgtttttttgcttgttttaacATTGCAGTAAACTTTTGCATTTCAGCAGTTCATGTTATGCAAAATTAACATTAATAAGTTGAACTCAGTTGTATCACCTCAGTTCTAACCATAATCATCACAACAAAACAGATCAATGGTTATATAcgtaaaacattcaaattaagtTTTCTGTTCATATAAATTTCCTGTGATAATAACTTACTGCAATGTCAAACACATGTCGGGCATCACCTATGACCTTCTTGAAGACCAAATTGTCAGTACACTCACTGCCAACATGAAAGCTGACACCAATGACCTCTAAGCTCAGTTCTTTAGCACGTTCCAAGAGTTTATTAACTGTCTCCAGTCTGGCACCAAATATTGAATGGTGTGTTGTCATGGATTTGGAATCATCCACTGCAATGCGGAGAAGTAATCTGGAACACAAATTAAAAGACTTGAAAGAATCAATACTCAAAAGACCAATTTACATGTAATGTGGAAAGAAAATATTATCAGTGTTTCACTTACTTAGCTTTGGCATGAATTACAGAAATTTTTTGCAGTTCATCCAAATTATCAAAAGTCATCACATTCACTCCATGAGTGCAGGCATATCGGATGTGTGACAGTGCTTTGGTGGTGTTtccataaataattttattaggAGTTGCACCGATGGATATGGCCAGTTTAATCTCAccctagcaaaaaaaaaaatttttaaatcaaatgatcAAAATGGGACGTAAAATGAAACAATCTTCCTCCATGGTAAAGATGGATAAAAAAGAACACAGAACATATAATACCTTGCTAGCACAATCAAAACCTGTGCCCAGAGCTCTCAGCATCTTCAAAACTGCTGGTGTGCCGTTACACTTCACTGCATAGAACGGTTCGACTCGAGGTAATTTAGTGACCCACCTGAGGTGCTTCATATACAGACTATCTAGACTGGCTACAAAGAATGGCTCTTCACTGTCCTAAATGTGGGGAAAGCAAAGCAATTtacattgaaaattaaaatattcagtaaTTGGTCTTTCAATACTTTCACGTAATCAAAGATTCATAATCAGGAAAGTGTCCAGATGTCTGTGATACTCACCTTTGAACCAAGATGTTTTATCTTACCATctataaaatcatttttggttCTTCCTTTGTCTAAAATGTCAATGTCACAATCATCCGGAGGCAAATCATGTGAAACTGATATGCTTGTAGTTACTAAGTCTGTAATGGATGAGACGAAATGACAAAACCATGTAACATTATAGCATCAGTTTGTACTGTAGGGCTGAACCATGAAAAAAAGCATTCACCCTGTCTTTTTACAGCCATACACTTAATACTTCTTAAttaaaagcatttcatttaGTATATAAGTATTTTGCTTGTCTTACCATGATGCATCTGATCCTCCATGGTTGATATCCTTGAAAATCTGTAATTGCCTGACAAGAGTTAGTGAAGAACTTCAGTGACAAACTGGAAATACGTCTGACAATCTATATCCGTATAGACTCATCTATACACTCCCTCCCTCTACAATAAGTAACACGATACCTTACGAATCCAAGTAGGTATTGATATATGAAGCATAAATCATCCAGATGGGCAAGTATGTTGATTCATGTTTGACTGacatgtttgattttcattttaattactaTGTAcagacaaaagaggaaaaaaaggattgcagtaacctttttttaaaatttatgttCACTGAAGTTAACCCTTTCATGCATAGAGTGTACAGTGTAAAGCTAgtgaaaagatgtttttttttctttttattaatgcaGGAATTTTGACAATAAAGTAGCATATCAACCAATAGAGTGGACATTATTATATCATATCAGACATAGAAATACAGTAGAAAAGACattgcaggtaaaaaaaaaaaattacaaaaaaggAGAGTGAAACAAAGTTGGTTGATAGACAGCGGGAAGTTTCTCATAGTTTTTAGTTTAAGCTGTCTATAAAGAGTATTGATTTTATATTGAGAGGAAATTATGATAAAGATAAATCACATGTCCATTGAACTGTACATCATACATCAGTGTCTAAATTTCAACAAATCATGTTAAAATTAGCCGATTAATGAAAATACTTCATCTGTAGGGTCTTTTTTGGGCTGTGTAGGTGAACATTTCAGGTAAGGTTTGATAGGCCCAATCAGGCAGTTGATGGTTCTACCCTTGATGCCtgaatttacttttaattatataaataagTGTTTTTGCTTTCAAGATAATGATAAATGAGGTGGAGACTgttcacagaaaaagaaacaatacaaataaCAAATTTCACAGAACAAATTGTTCAGTATACCTTTGTTGGATGTGTATTTcttgaaaagaaaaggaagccTCTCCTAAGAAAAATACAAGGTGTTGGAAGCTTGTGCTTATCAAGGGAGTACAAGTGTCCTGACCACAGTTACAGTGACGCAGGCTGCAATAAAGTTAGTTCTTGCAAGCCGGTCATCGAAGCATGACGTGAATCTGTTGTGTAGGATTAGATGTTCATATCCCTCTAGAGATTAATACTTACTGCAACAATGAGATTCTATGGAGTTCAAATGAGTGATGGCATCCTCTGGGTTGTCAAGTGGGCGCCGAAGGATGTTTCGCTGATCAGTCCACAACACCTCAAGAGGGTTCAGCTGTGAGTCCCAGTGTCCcaggttcagttcagttcactTGAAGGCCCAGATCAGATCGCTTCTTTTCATTCACAGCCATTGGCACCCCTATCAGCAGCCCTAGAGAGGTCCCTAACCACTTTCCAGAGGGCCTTCCCTCACACTCCAATCTCCCTGAGTAGTCTGGATGCTGAGGTGAGTTCAAATCCTCCGCAGCCTACCTCCACTGGGTGTTCTGTCCGTTTCCAGCCTTGTTATTTAACATCTGCATACCTCAGCTTCTTCCACTCATAGGCCTCCTCCCATGCACTCTCCCAAGATACTGTGAGGTCTATGATGTCAAAGAAGCTTGAGGGACGGTGACCTCAGAACACACTGTTAGGTGGTGTGACAGTTTGAATCATACTGTTTGAATCATACCTCCATAGAGTTAATATCAACTTTTTTGCCTTAATCATCTACATTTGTGCTCATCCCCTGGattcttgtttttctgcagacaAGTTATGGAACGTTCTTTTCCTCCTACTTTATTTGGTAACAAATGTTA
This window encodes:
- the LOC137609373 gene encoding ornithine decarboxylase-like; the protein is MEDQMHHDKGRTKNDFIDGKIKHLGSKDSEEPFFVASLDSLYMKHLRWVTKLPRVEPFYAVKCNGTPAVLKMLRALGTGFDCASKGEIKLAISIGATPNKIIYGNTTKALSHIRYACTHGVNVMTFDNLDELQKISVIHAKAKLLLRIAVDDSKSMTTHHSIFGARLETVNKLLERAKELSLEVIGVSFHVGSECTDNLVFKKVIGDARHVFDIANLLGFQMNLLDIGGGFSGRDDQQVKFNKFSEVINAALDEHFPADSGVKIIAEPGRYFVESAFTLVMNVISKTVITEDVDKPSEIKETSPNKMMMYFVNDGVSGSLSFVNIAHAHEKIEPFPHKTMETSEQKYLSVLWGPTCNIYDKITESYWLPELHIGDWLLLDNMGAYTLCLRTNFSGFERTRIYPVVTAETWHTLNLSHTYNIIL